The following is a genomic window from Oncorhynchus kisutch isolate 150728-3 linkage group LG6, Okis_V2, whole genome shotgun sequence.
AAAACTAAAAAATAATCTGTGGCAGGGTACAGTTGATAATGTCCATTACATAACTTACATTGATCTGAACCCACtggtctctgtctcctctgtgtctgtAGTTAATGACATCGATCTCAAGCTGATGAGGAGCGCAGAGGAACTCAAGGTGGACAAGAGTGTCTTCATGAACCAGGGGGAGTGGGAGCTGCTTCACGTCCTGTCTAAATACAAGCGCTTCAGTCTGGACAACATTGACTCCTATGCAGAGATGAAGTTCAATGTGAGTATGCATAATATAATCATTCATTACCTTGTATTTATGTATTCAAGACAGGTTATGGAAAGATATTATTTGGCAAAGACTGACCTAAAAACCAAAAAACTGTCGCCAAACTTCCAGGTTTCCCAGAAATCCTGTTTTTtgtgcttattccctcctgattccaggaatcttccaaccaggatttctggaaaacctgggaatttggggGAAGTTATTTTGCAACCCTGTGCGTGATGATTAAATAAATAGCAATAGTTAAAAGAGCACAATATTGGGTTGGCAAAGATCACCACATTAATTTAGCAAGTATCTACACCTGTTAAAATTATATCAAAACCCCCTCAACACCTGCATGTACACAATATCTTCACTTAATCCATTTACTCAAAGCCAACTGAACATGACAGAAAGGCAAGACCTTCAGTAAGGAGATATACTAGATACTATAATTTAAAAATATAGAACTATATGAGATATTAACTTTGACCTCTACTGCAAGGGGCTTTATTAGAACATCTTGAGCTGCATTAAATATGTATTGAGAATGTCTGTTTTTCTTATGTGTCAAACAAAGAAAACAGGCTTACTTTTCTGAAAATTAACAAAAGTATATGACTGAGGATCTATAGGTGATCTATAGAGTGTGGACTCCCACCTCACTTTCAGGGTCATTGCTAGAATCTGTGGGTATATTGTTGTCTACCATCAAAACATTGTTCTGCCAGATATCTGTAACTACTATAGATGTGGAAGTGCGTACCTACCTGTTCATGACTCATTTATGTTAATTACTGctctattgatgatgatgatcatgatcAGGTGGTGATCCGACGCAGACCTCTGTTCTACACTGTGAACCTGCTGCTTCCCAGCATCTTCCTGATGGTGATGGACCTGGTGGGCTTCTATCTCCCTCCGGACAGTGGAGAGAGGGTGTCCTTCAAGATCACCCTGCTTCTGGGATATTCCGTCTTCCTCATCATCGTCTCTGACACGCTGCCCGCCACCGCCATCGGGACGCCGCTCATAGGTCAGATAGAGAAATGCACAGTGGTTGGAAAAGTACccgattgtcatacttgagtaaaagcaaaGATATCTTAAAGACTCAgtacagtcaaaaacatgatttacctgtgttttatatacattttcatactatgaggttggaataatacccTGAAATTGTAAAAAAAAGATGCAAATgctcttttagtgtaagagctgtttgaaaagcctgaaatgtcaacctgttttggtgggaggaCATTTTGGCCTTCCACGATGATatcaccatgcggtaaattagttattaagaccaataagaaagagttccaaacctctctgcccaATAACGGCACATTTTCTGTATTCCCCACtcaaattcttgcttgagaaattgctcttagctaagaagctatttgtttatttttttaaattttaattgaaaacaatcacagtagcTATTCCATCCAGTTGGCGATCGACTTCCATTCAAATATTCTAAAATATgcataaataaaaaaattcacattttcccaccagtggtgtttccaccaaacaaACTTGTTGTGGATAAATCAGTGCGATGACGTCGAGCACACAAAATGTAATTTTCCGTTTTCTTGTACCGAATAAAAATcgaaagttcaatgtgtttccatcgcctTTTCAACTCAactgatagttttgtcacaaaaacggttgcgttaaatagcaaatgtatCTGCGAACTGTTGCCTAGAGCGTACGTAACACCAAAGTAGGCACGATTAGGCTGTGCGGGTAGGCTAGTATACATGATTATGGATCATTGTGAgaatatttgtcaaatggcagtaaAGCATCAATcttcatgtcaccagaataagacccttgatatttattggaaatgaacatcaagctcatcaccatgcactttcaccaccttGTGAAGTTCATCACTTATTTAAATCTGTAgactaataaactgcatggtttccccgAGCCATAgttggaggaccacacaacatatcgtctcgtgactccaagtttactttgatataATGGTTATTAcgtcaatatttgcgcataaaggtatttccaccaccatttctcgcATAAGTACTTTTTTACAGACAAAGAGTCCACCATGTCGGACAaacaaattatctgtctgtatttataaaattgtaccgaaacttctggtttccatcacagctgtcctgattttttgtttttgttttacggTATGACTTTACTAGCATAAAAGCTGcagatggaaacgtggttagatctttaatagaaaatgactcaagtgaaagccACCCAATAAAATACAACTTGAGTATAAGTGTCaaattatttggttttaaatatactaaaGTATCAAACGCAAACgctataaatcatttcaaatatattaagcaaaccagatggttgttttgttgttgtttacagatagccaggggcatactccaacatcatttacaaattaagcatttgtgtttagtgagtccgtcagatcagaggcagtagggatgaccacatgTTCTCCTGATAAATTCATGAATTTGATAATTTCCTCTCCTGCTAAGCATTTGAAATTaaagtacttttgagtgtcagggaaaatatatatGAGCAAAAAGTACctattttctttagaaatgtattggagtaaaagttaaaaaaaatatataactagTAAGGTACAGATCCCTCCCAAAAAATACATGAGTAGTACTTTGAAGAATATTACACCATTGGAAATGCAGCTGGTGCATTTGTGGCTCAGATGTGTCATTAAGGTTGGGATTGCAAGCTTGAGTAAGTGGTGAAAGACTAATGTTTgttggggccctggtcaaaaggccctgatcaaaagtagtgtactacatagggattgggatgccatttgggatgcacccgtTGCTTTTTTAGGCTGTACCTTGCAGTGTGCAGAGGTAATATcgatctttccttctctctctaggtGTATACTTTGTAGTGTGCATGGCCCTGTTGGTGATCAGCCTGACAGAGACAGTGTTGATAGTGCGACTGGTGCATAAGCAGGACCTGCAGCCCCACGTACCCCAGTGGCTCAAACACTTGGTGCTGGAGCGGGCCACAGTCCTCCTCTGCATCCGCAACAAACACAGCCTGTGCTCCATACTGTCCAGGGACTCTGACCATCTGGGCCACTACAAAGAGAACAACATCAGCCCAGGTAATACATCTACAGGAGGGTTGGGTAGGAAGAAGGGTATGAAAGAAggggcaggaaggaaggaagggaaggagaaaggaagggagggagagggacaagaAAGACCTGGGCAGTAGATCATGGTGAGCTGAAGGATCTAAGGCACTATAGAATTCTCTctcagctgtattcattgattgGAAAAAAATACAGCAGCATTACGACACCTAtcgtagagcgagagagagaaaaggatacAAATATACATTTACAGTTTTGTTTTCCCACTTTGGAAATAGTCAATATACGGTACAATGTCTCTCTTTTTGAGCCAATCTATACATTTAGCTCCACAAGCTCAACACAACTTTGGATACTCAACATACAAATAAATAATGTTATATGACCCCCCCAACCTCTCCCTGTGTGACCCCTTGCAGCTCGAtgcaatcaccaccaccaccttcacCACACCTGCGAGAGTGGCCGTGGTGGCGGGGACATCATGGAGCGGGGTCTGGGGGGCCTGTCTGTGGTGCGTGACAACACGCCGCCCGTCATGGACAACATCCTGCAGGAAATCTCATCTATCCGCGGCTTCCTGGAGAAGAGGGACGAGTCCCGGGACATCGCCAAGGAGTGGCTGCAGGTGGGCTACGTGCTGGACGTCCTGCTCTTCAGGGTCTACCTGGTGGCCATGCTGGCCTACAGCATCACCCTGGGGACCCTCTGGTCCGTGTGGCAGTACGCCTGAGGGCCTCACAGTGGAGGAGGGCCTGACGGTGAAGGTGGAGGGCTTCACTGTGGAGAAGGGGACAGAGGGCTAAAGCGTGCCTGATACAAAAGCGTTTTATTGAGGTCGATCTATTTAGTTGAGCCTCATGGTGGAGGTAAAGTAGGGGGTCGTTTGAGTCTGGGGTAATTCTCGGGAGTAGAGGAACGAGGGGGAAGATGATAGATTGGATGTTGGTATAGTTTACACTCATTTCCCTTAGCCAGTTGCCCCTTTCTAACACTGTCTATCTTACTGCTCTGTGTATTGTTCGGGTCTTGATTACCTAGGACAGGCCTAAAGAGCTGTTGAAAAAGTTCAGATATTGTATCCTTTGTCAGCATACAGGTGTAtttatatttgtttatttggatccccattagcttttgcagacACAGCTACTCTTCCCGGAGTCCAGAAAAAACAACACATGACAAGTGAcaaaacactgatagacaaggacagtcacacacatttAAAATACAACGAAATACTCACAGTACAACTACAAAATAAAGTATGCTACTTGATAATGGCACAATATTTCATGCATTATTCACTTTTTTTCAAAATCATCTACTAATGTGTACCAACAGCTGTATTGATGTGAAGGAAACCATATCTTTAGAATAGTCGACATGGTACCATGCACATAAAATGAATAAATATGCCATACCTTAGATTTTGTATGTCCAATAATGTTTAATATAGTTGGGGAGCAATGAGCTCCCCTGCatatttcatgttttttttttaatatctCTTCAAGCCTTATGGAGGAGAGGTTTTGCTATTTGCTTGCATTTGCTTTAAAATGGCATAGTCTGTATATTCCAAGATCAACTTCACTCCTTCAGTTAAATAGTGTTAATATTGTTAATAAAATATACGAAACATATATCACATTTAAATAGATAGAGAATATTAACTTGTGCTAAAGTAACTGCAATACTCATTCACCTGGTGTTCACTCTGACATTATGTAAAGTGTGACTGTTAAAGTGAATTATGTTCCTTATATGCATTATGTTCCTTATATGTAACATCGCCTTTAAAAGCTGCTTGGTCTCCAAGCACGATTGGATTGAATCCTGTCTGTGTCATCATTATATCGGGATACAATGATGACAGACGGGATTCAATCCAATCGCCCTTGTAGGCCAAGCagtttttaaaggcaatgttaccacgTTCCCCCCCTTGCGGAGAACGCATTCAAGGAAAACGCTGCAGAtgtcggctcaattggaaattGCCTTTAAATGTCAAGTGGGCTATAGTGTGGTTTTGAATTGAATCCTGGACACAGTTTGTTTTAAGCTTTTCCTTTGAAGGTCTGAATTCCCTTAATACGGCCAATGTCCACATTTAAGTGGGAGGTGAAAATAAAGTAATTGTCCACTTTATATGGACATTGTCGGTTAGGGTTTAAGGCGCCATAGAAGTGACTACAATACACCACACTAACCACAGGGTGGCACAGTAGTTCTCTGCCCAGCACTACCCCCCCATGCTCTAGTCCAGCTGTGGTATGGGTATTATTAATCCCTCCCAGGGATGGCCCTAGCCCGCAGACTGACACTAATGTACTAATCGTAAAGATTTTGGCCTTACTGGAAAATACACTCGGCGGGTGTGCCCTGACAGGATAAATGCCATTGACACCCTACATAATTAAAGCCTAAAACTGTTCCACAGTTAATGGGAGCATCGATCCCAATACAATCAATGAGGATCCAGGCTGTAGCGGGCACTGGGTCTGGGCCTTTTAGTTCAGTactctgcctggctggctgataCAGACAGAGGAAAAAGACTATGTGCTTGTCACTCAATAGACAGTTAAAGATGTACTCATAAAATGGTTTAGGGATACAGTTGACTGTTTTATTTCCCCTGGGGGTTGATTTTTAGCTATAAAGAAGTTTATCAGTGTGAAATGTCTGATATGTATACattgtgttttaatgactcctgcTATCACTGTTCTTATTCTGCAATTCGAAAACAAATGACAGTAGACATTCCGAAATGTTAATAAAAAACAACACAGAAAATCTTATGAGTATTGCCATAAATAAGCATGATCCCAAACGTTTAATAGCTTGTCTATTTTTGGGAAAATAATTCAGTTAAAACCAAATAGGGTGGACTGGGTCTGCACAATTCTGGTAACTATCAATTTTACACAAATCCTGTTTGAAGAATTCCATATTTCCTgattattccctcctgattctgggaATCTTCCAACTGGGATATCTTTCAAaccttttacattttattttagaaAGTTAACCAAATGTTTTATCCCTACATCGGACTTTAGCCTACCATCTATACAAACATACGATAGTACACTAAATCAACACTAGAGGGACCTATTACCAGCATTCTACCCCTAAGGACTTGCAGGAACACAGAGGGACAAGTCATTTTCACACCAGTGTTCCTAAAACAATGCAACAGGTAAGTTAGTTCACAAGACAACTACAAATTGAAATGAAGCTATAGACCTCTTGTTCTGTTATCATCTCCATAAAGAAGAAAATCTTCTTTAAATAAACTACAAATAAAAAATCCTGAGATGACACCAAAACTACAAATTATAAAAATTGAAGCCTCAATTTTTTTGTCATGCATTATAACTTCATATTGTGGCCATTGAACGTAACTTTTTAATCCTCATCCAACACATTCACCAACCAGTTCAGTGACTACAAAAACCATGCAAAACTAGATCTACCACAACAGCAACAACATGAACAACACAGTTCAGTTCCATGTTGCTCAGGTCGCTTGCTGTATTACAGTAAATTTACAGCGGCGGTCATATTGTTTGGCTCTCTCCTCTCCGAGGCTGGATCAATGCCTGGGGTAGGGGGAGGTTAACGCCTACAGGCCAGGCTTAGCTGAGAAAACAATCCCAGTGATTTGGACAAGACTGTTTGCCCTCCATTCAACAGACCTACTGTCTGAACCCTTCTCTATCCATTCGATCATACTGGTGTCAAAGAGCACATAAAGATGGGACCCCctggccccacacacacacacaaagccccgCGCCCTCTCAGGGTCACATGGGCCCAATGAACCAACATCCCCACTCTGCTCTGTTTCTAATACAGAGCAGAGTGGGGATGTTGGTTGATTGGGCCCATGTGACCTGGGATCAAACCAAACTCATGGTGTCCTGTTCATGAAGGAACATAATCAGCAACAGCTGATCGTTTCCCACTCTTTCCTTAAATTGCCAAATACTCTTAAAACAACCAAGATAGGCCAACTCGCCACATTGGGTTTGATATGCAGAGGTCGTTGGAGGAGGGAGTGGATAGCAAAAGAGAGGTACCTCATTAGCTGATCCTTCTGAAGGGAAAGGTCAGGGCCTGCATATGCTACCCATATTCCTCAAAGCATGCTGGGAAGGGAGAGGGCTGCCAGCTATAATGGGGAGTCGAAGGAGAACCTCTGGTCTCTTGTTTGCGCCAAAACAGACGGCGAGTTCTCCTGGCTTTATTAACCTGGTTAGGTCAGCTATAAGGAAGTTGAAAGAAGCGCTCACATCTCTGGGAGGAGAAACAATGGTGACCCCTATTATGCAGGttgctataatactgtaatactatacaTTATAATACCTGTCTAATGAGCACAGCACTTTGAAATAATAATGTTGAAGTGAATGTGATGGTAGTGGTTTGGAAAATAAGGATGTCTAAGTCTGTTCTGTGGTGTTTGGAGTGTCTAGACAAGTtgctcatcagtctgttgtggtgCTGCTCTGAGGTGTAATGTTGTTTGGGTGGGCCAACTGGACAGACCTTTCAAAGCAACATGGTTCCGAATAAACAGAGTGAGACAGTTGGGGAAGGAAGAACGATAGAAAGAGGAAAATAGAGCGAGATgatcctgtatggctcagttggtaaagcatggcgcttgcaaaTGCCAGGATTGTTAGTTTGATTCCCGgggccacccatacgtaaaatgtatatGCGCATGACTGTTAGACGCTTTGGATGAAACCGTCCGATAAACGGCATACACATAAAGAAGAATATTATATAttcgagagagaggaagatggataGAAAGTGAGCTGCGTCATAAGGACAACTAAAGCCCAGCAGAAAGAGGCAGCTCAGTTTGGTTAATGTTTGTATCTCTTCCTACAAGCACAGAAAAGCAGAACCATTTGTGTCTCGCCTCGTTTCCCCTCTAGCAACGATCAGGGCGGCAGCAATAATGGCTTGCGCCCTGCATATCTAATGATAGCATTTATGACCTCATAATGGGAGAGGAATATAGGACAGACATGGTTGGTGAGTCAAGCACCGACACGTTCGGTTCCATTTCAACAGACTACTGTCTCGGTTAGAAAATACCTATCTGGTCATTCAACATGCGGAACACATCCACCCATGGCACTACTGTCTGCTAACTGGTAGATGTATTCCAGACACAACACTGGCCATGTTCTTACTCAAGAGGCTTTTCGCTACAGCTCAACAGCAGGGGATGCTGCTGTGACCAACACAAATGACCTCTTCAGATGCAGTGTAACATGGCTTCGCATCAGCCTCCTGTAGTGGATCATCTAGTCAGTGCTGCACTTAACAGCCCACTCACACCATATCCAACAGAGCTCCGGCAGTAGAGAGCCATTTCAAAGCAGCCACAGGGAATATAGGGACACTAGTCAAAGAAGTGGCAGCTGCAGCATATTACTCAATTTATTGGACTTGATTTAATACCTTCTGCTTCGCAAGGCTTTTCTGGCATTAGGGGACTTAAGTGACTAAAGGCATATAAGACCTGGGCAGTGAGTACAATATGTGTCTTCCCCATCACCAGTGTAATATGGAACTACCTCCGTAGACCAACTGACTTATTCAAATCACTGTAATTCCAGTTCCTCTGGTGCTCTTAAAGAAATTGACAAAAGGGGTGAAAGAACTCCACTATTGACAAGAGGGGTGAGGATCAAGACCAATATTTTTTGGTATGCAGAAAAAAGTGGGAtggtagaagaggagagaagtGTTGAATTAGAAAAGCTGCTGCCTTCAGATGTGGGAGGAGGTGAAGCTGGGCAGAATCTCACGGGGGAAGGTCTATGCATCTTCATTTTTCAGCCGCAGCATCAGTCTTCCAAGAGACTTCATGGTTGTTACCCCTGTTTACAGAGATGCTTTTGAAAGCCCGGCGGCAGACGCTCTTGAAACTCTCTGGAATGGAAAACAGTGAAAGGGATGACGTACACTccaaagcaacacacacactcacacacacacacacacagacagacagatgcactCACATACTCTCACAAATGCACAAAAGAGCACACAtgtagacagccagacagacactcACAGTTCTGCATAACAAAACATACCTGTAGTATGGCTCTCCAAGATGCTGTGTATTCTGTAAACCTGTCATTATTCTTAGCATCAACAACGTATGGTAGGCACCTGAAGAGTCCACATAGCATATCAGGAATGGGTCACCCAGAACGAGAAGGGAAGCACCACATTagaaaacaggcagacaaactcAAGtcgattttgtatttattttctaacTGCAGATTGAAGGTATACAACTGAACATTGTTATTTTTCATATGAGACtcataaataaaaatacaaaaaatgttcACTACAAAACAATCTACTGTTAGTAGGATGTAAAAAATATTATCTTTCACTATCGAAGGCACAAAATGTACTTAGTGACAACATGGAGAAGAAAACCTGCAGCATTTAatctcttttattttttttattttttttacactccATCAGAGAACACTGAAATGTTACAAAGAGATGTGTCTGATCCTAAACTGAAAGAAAAACCACTCTAAATCAACAGACAGATGCTGGGATCCGTGGCACAACTCGCACATGGGAAGCAGGATCACAGACACAGCACGTCGCTGGAAAAGACAAAGGACCTTTGCAAAGCTCTAATGCAAACAAAATCATTTTTATacaaatgacaacaacaaaaagagaaaaataaaataataattgggCACCTTCTAAGATTAGGCTAAGATTAGGTGCTGAGGTAGACGAAAACTATAACAATTCAAATCATAAAAACACTATTTTCTTAATACAGAGCAACTCGACTGGCACTTGTGCTGTCACAACAAGGAAGAAAGAAACAAAATGACAGAcaagccagagaaagagagagaaagctttGTTACATAAAAAGCTTTGTAATGCTTGGTCCGACAGGGCAATTGGTCCTCAGTGCCAATATAAAAAAGACAATGTCTTGGTGCTTTGTTACTCAAACAGTTTAGTTTAGACCTCAAATGGCACATGCATGGCAACACTGCATAAAATGGCTACTCGTTCTAGAACACCACACTGAAACACAGAGTGCCTACTCCAGGGATGCCATGAATTCGTacagctttaaaaaatatattttttaaatgcaattTCAAAACAAGTACTTAATAACAGAAAAGTCCTAATGTTAAGCTGGGGCAACACTATGGTTTTGACAAGCTGCCAAAGTGGTTGGAAGGACATTAACTGCTCAGCAAACCTGTTGCTGACAACAAAATATTATCAATGAAAAACATACTTTGACTTTGATTTCCAAAATGAACAGGCAAATGTCCTTCAGAACAGATTGAAAACAAAAA
Proteins encoded in this region:
- the htr3a gene encoding 5-hydroxytryptamine receptor 3A, whose protein sequence is MRVSALWTALVLLLIQGTARACTVKKLSNNTGRFANATLVRLSEYLSAGYKKGVRPVRNWRNCTMVAIDLMVYSILSVDEKNQVLTTYIWYRQEWTDEFLVWNPEDFDDVNQMSIPTANVWVPDILINEFVDVGKSPDIPYVYVTHYGLVRNYKPIQVVTACTLNIYNFPFDVQNCSLTFQSWLHTLNDIDLKLMRSAEELKVDKSVFMNQGEWELLHVLSKYKRFSLDNIDSYAEMKFNVVIRRRPLFYTVNLLLPSIFLMVMDLVGFYLPPDSGERVSFKITLLLGYSVFLIIVSDTLPATAIGTPLIGVYFVVCMALLVISLTETVLIVRLVHKQDLQPHVPQWLKHLVLERATVLLCIRNKHSLCSILSRDSDHLGHYKENNISPARCNHHHHLHHTCESGRGGGDIMERGLGGLSVVRDNTPPVMDNILQEISSIRGFLEKRDESRDIAKEWLQVGYVLDVLLFRVYLVAMLAYSITLGTLWSVWQYA